The Fuscovulum sp. sequence GCCAATTCCGTGACCAGCCAGCGCAGATTGCCCAGGATCGATCCCACCACAACCCGCCCAAACAGCGTATTGTTCAAACGATACAGCAGCTTGAGCCATGTGGGCATCCGCGCCCAGACGACCGGATCAAGATAGTTCGACTCGGGATCGTCATAGGGATCGGTTAAGACCGGATCATGGTGATGGGCGAGATGCGTGTCACGGAAGCGGCCATAGGGGACTGTCAGGGTCAGGGCGGGAAAGGCCAGCGCCTCATTCGCCCGGCGTGACGGGAAGGGGTGGCCGTGCAGGATTTCATGCTGGAGAGAGGAGAATTGCGCGATGGCGATGCCCGTCAGGAGGATGCCAAGGAGAGGTGAGAGGCCAAAGGCGACTGTGGTGCCAAGCGTCCATGCCCCATAGGTGGCGGCAAGCAGAAGAAGGGTCGGCCATTCGATGGCTGGGGCGTCGCTGCGCAAGGTCGGGTGTTTCCCAAGTCTTTGTTCTGATTGGATTCACCGATATCACTTGCGTTCTGGCAGAGGAATTCAGAGGATAGGCAACATATTATCACTTTTGGTGAGGAAAATCACCATTGGCCCTTAAAATGGACAAGCGCGACCGGGCTGATCTGTTCCGCGCCCGGTTGGCCGAGGCGATGGCGGATCGCGGCATGACGCGGGCGGCGCTGGCGCGGGCGGCGGGGGTGGACCGTTCCACCCTGTCGCAGCTTTTGGCCCCCGGCACGCGGCTGCCCAATGCCCAGCTTGCGGCGGATTGCGCGCAGGTTCTGGGCATTTCTGCCGATTGGCTGCTGGGGCTGACGGGCAGGCCGGAGCCGATTGCCGATCTTCTGGCGACAAGCCTGACGGTGACAGAAGCGCCCCGCGCGCTGATGGATGAGGCGATCTTTGGCTGGCACCGCGAGGCGGCGGGATACAAGATCCGCCATGTTCCGGCGACCTTGCCCGACATGTTGAAAACGCGGGCGATGGTGGAATGGGAATACCGCCCGCAGCTGGGCCGCACCGCCGAACAGGCGCTGGGCGCGTTCGAGGACCGGCTGCAATGGATGCGCAACGCGCGGTCGGATTATGAAATCGCCTTGCCGCTGCATGAACTGGCGGCCTTTGCCGATGGTGCGGGCTATTATGAAGGCCTGCCCGCGCGCATCCGGGCGGAACAGATGGACCGGCTTATCCTGTTGACGGAACAGCTTTATCCGTCCCTGCGGCTGTATCTGTTCGATGCGCGACGGGTGTTTTCCGCGCCGGTCACGATCTTTGGCCCGCTGCTGGCGGTGGTCTATCTGGGGCGGCATTATCTGGCGTTCCGCGATACGGCGCGGGTGGAACAGATCAGCCAGCATTTCGACTGGCTGGTGAAGGAAGCGGCCTTCAGCGCCCGCGATGTGCCGGGGCATCTGCGCGGGCTGCGGGCGCGCATTCTGCGGTAAGCGATCGTTAGGGTTAACGCTGTGGCGGAGTGGCGATCTGGCTTAGCGGCTTCGGCAGCGCCCGGTGCAGCGCCCAGTGCAGCGCCCAGTGCAGCGGGCTGTGCAGCAACCGGTATGCACGCGGCGGGCGGGGTGTTTACGCGCCGTTAAGGTTAACGCGCGGCGGCCGGGTCAGCGAAAGGTGGCCAGGCGGGCCACATCATAGCCGTTCCAGTCAAGGATATCGCGCGCGGCGGCCAGCCGGTCGGGCGGCAAGGGGCCGCCCCGGTTCAGGATGAAGCCAAAGCTGCCATCCGGCGTGCCGATGACCAGCGTGCGCAGATCGACATCGGCCCAAAGCACCCACCATTCCCGGTTCAGCGGTGCAGGGGCCTTAGCGGCGGGGGTCAGCCGTCCGGGGCCGGAAACCGCCAGCGGGCCGCGATAGCTAACCTCTGATCCGTTCAGGCAGAGGCGGGCCGACACGGCTAGGCCTGCCGCGCTGCGCGTGAATTCGGCCCCACCCGGGCGGCATGTGCGCCCGTCGCCCGCAAAAGCGGCGACCTGCGTCCATTGCCCGGTGATCGTGGTCAGATCCAGCACGGCGTTGGAATAGATGGGCCCTTTGCTGCGGAACCCGTCGATCTGCGCGGGTGGCGCGGTGCAGGCGGTCAGCAGCAGAAGCAGGGGAAGGATCAGTCGATGCACAGCGATACCTCGGCCCCGTTATCCATCAGCACGGCGTTGCAGCCGAACAGCGGCTGGATCGGCGCGCAGGTGCGCGACCGGGCCAGACATTCGCCCTGACACTCTGTCTTGCTGTCGCATTGCTTGCCGCCGTCGCGAGTCTGTCGCACGCAGGACATCCCGCCGCCCGCGCCAGCGCGCGCCCAGGTGCCGCCATCGTCTTCACAGGCGATCTGGCTGGCGGATTTCAGGGTCTCGGATATCGCGGGCGCGGCCTCAGCCGGGGCAGCGATCTCGGATGCCGATTGCGCCGGATCGGCCTCAGGGGTTGGCGGTACGGCGGCGGCCGGTGCGGTGGGTGTTGCGGAGGCAGTGGGTACCGCGTCCAGCGGGGTGGTGGTGATGGTCCCGCCGGTAATCGGGTTTGCCTCGGCCATGGGCCGATCGCGGCCGGGCAGCGACAGCTGGCAGGCGGCCAGCAGGGGTAGGGCAAGGGCAAGGGTCAGAAAGGCGCGGCGCATCGGTCATCCTGTGGGGGGTTGCGCCAGATGGACAGAAGCGGTGCCGCGATGCAAGCCCGCGCCTGCGCCGCCGCATCACGATCGGCGGCGCGGGATGCGCCGGCCGGGTCTGTGGGCCAAGGATGAGTCTGCTTGTTTTTGAGACAATGGCTTCATCTTGGCCCAAATACCCTGGGGTCCGGGGCAAAGCCCCGGGTGCCGGGGCAGAGCGCCTCAATAGGGTTGGGGATGGTCGCGATGCGCGAGGGCGATGTCGGCCAGCACCTCTTCGGACAGGGTGACAGAGGTCGCGCCAAAGGCAATGCGCAGCTGGTCCAGCGTGGTGGCCCCAAAGATCGGGATGCAGGGGAAGGGGCGTTGCAGGCAGAAGGCGAGCGCCATCTGCGCCGGGTCCAGCCCATGCCGCGCGGCGATGCCCAGATAGGCCGCGACGGCAGGAAAGACGCGCGGCGTGATGCGGCCGCCCAGCAGCGGGTTCAGGCTGCGGCGCGATCCTTCGGGGATCACGTCGCCCGCGTATTTCCCGGTGAGCAGGCCGGTGGCGAGGGGCGAGAAGGCCAGCAGCGGCAGGTTTTCGGCAACGGACAATTCGGCCCAGTCGCTGTCGAACTGGCGGCAGAGGAGGGAGTATTCATTCTGCACGCTGATCATGCGGGGCAGGCCGTGCACCTCGGCCAGATGCAGCCAGCGCGCGGTGCCCCAGACGGATTCGTTCGACAGGGCGATGTGGCGGATCTTGCCGTCGCGGATCAGATCGGCGGCGGTGGACAGCACTTCGATCATGTGATCGGTGACCTCGGCCTTGTCCAGCGGGCGGGGGTCGTACCCCCAGATCTGGCGAAAGTGATAGCTGCCGCGATTGGGCCAGTGCAGTTGGTAAAGATCGATCACATCGGTTTGCAGGCGTTTGAGCGAGGCATCCACCGCCGCGCGGAAGGTGGCCCCGGTGATGGGGGCGCCGTCGCGCACGGCCTTTTGCCCTTCGCCGGTGATCTTGGTGGCGATCACCAGACGGTCGCGCCCACCGCGCGAGGCGAGCCAGGTTCCCATGATCTCTTCCGTCCGGCCCACCGTTTCGGCGGTGATCGGGTTCACGGGATACATCTCGGCCGTGTCCCAGAAGGTGCAGCCGTGATCCAGTGCCATGTCCATCTGGGCATGGCCGTCGGATTCGGTGTTCTGGGTGCCCCATGTCATGGTGCCGAGGCAAAGCTCGGACACCATCAGGTCGCTTACGCCGAGGCGGATCTGTTTCATCGCATGGTCCTTTTTGATTCCGGCGAAGCCTAGCGGGGTGGTGGCTGGGGGCAAGGGGATGGGTTGAGAACAAATAAGGAACATGGCAGGATGTGATCCATGAGTCTGCCGATCTTGAACAGCACTGGCCCGCATTCGCGCGGGATGCAGCCGATGCCCGGCGGGGCGGCGGCGGGTGTCGCGCTGGCGCGCGGGCGGGTGCATGAATTTTGCGGCCCGGCGCGGGTGGCGCTGGCGGTGCAGGTGATGGCGGAATGTGCGGGGCCGGTGCTGTGGATCTGCCCCGGCTGGCAGGCAGAGCGGCTTTATCCCGACGGTGTGGCGCGCTTTGCCGATCCGGGGCGGCTGATCTGCGCGCGGGCACGGCGGCCCGAGGATATTCTCTGGGCGATGGAAGAGGCGCTGCGGTCGGGCGCGGTGCCGCTGGTGGTGGCCGAGATGGCCGCCGTGCCGGGGCTGACGCCCGTGCGGCGGCTGAACCTTGCCGCCGAGGCGGGGGCAGAGGCGGCGCATCACGCGGGGCGGGGAATTGTGCCGCTGGGGCTGATGCTGACGCCGGGGGACGGGGGCGCCGCGGGGGCGGAAAGCCGCTGGCGGATGCGGCCCCTGCCATCGGGATCGACGCTGCTGGAGGAAAGCGGGCCGGTCTGGCATCTGGCGCGCGAACGCGCGCGGGGCGCGCCGCCCGCGGAATGGCGGTTGCGCCGCGAGGGGCCCGGTGCGGTGCTGGAGGGCTCCCCCGCCCTATAGCAGGCGGCGGAAGGTGGGGATCGGGCCGGAATTGTCGAAGAAGGGGGTGCCTTCATCGGGGTGGCCCA is a genomic window containing:
- a CDS encoding helix-turn-helix transcriptional regulator; translation: MALKMDKRDRADLFRARLAEAMADRGMTRAALARAAGVDRSTLSQLLAPGTRLPNAQLAADCAQVLGISADWLLGLTGRPEPIADLLATSLTVTEAPRALMDEAIFGWHREAAGYKIRHVPATLPDMLKTRAMVEWEYRPQLGRTAEQALGAFEDRLQWMRNARSDYEIALPLHELAAFADGAGYYEGLPARIRAEQMDRLILLTEQLYPSLRLYLFDARRVFSAPVTIFGPLLAVVYLGRHYLAFRDTARVEQISQHFDWLVKEAAFSARDVPGHLRGLRARILR
- a CDS encoding aldo/keto reductase; this translates as MKQIRLGVSDLMVSELCLGTMTWGTQNTESDGHAQMDMALDHGCTFWDTAEMYPVNPITAETVGRTEEIMGTWLASRGGRDRLVIATKITGEGQKAVRDGAPITGATFRAAVDASLKRLQTDVIDLYQLHWPNRGSYHFRQIWGYDPRPLDKAEVTDHMIEVLSTAADLIRDGKIRHIALSNESVWGTARWLHLAEVHGLPRMISVQNEYSLLCRQFDSDWAELSVAENLPLLAFSPLATGLLTGKYAGDVIPEGSRRSLNPLLGGRITPRVFPAVAAYLGIAARHGLDPAQMALAFCLQRPFPCIPIFGATTLDQLRIAFGATSVTLSEEVLADIALAHRDHPQPY
- a CDS encoding lipocalin family protein, with protein sequence MHRLILPLLLLLTACTAPPAQIDGFRSKGPIYSNAVLDLTTITGQWTQVAAFAGDGRTCRPGGAEFTRSAAGLAVSARLCLNGSEVSYRGPLAVSGPGRLTPAAKAPAPLNREWWVLWADVDLRTLVIGTPDGSFGFILNRGGPLPPDRLAAARDILDWNGYDVARLATFR
- a CDS encoding fatty acid desaturase; amino-acid sequence: MRSDAPAIEWPTLLLLAATYGAWTLGTTVAFGLSPLLGILLTGIAIAQFSSLQHEILHGHPFPSRRANEALAFPALTLTVPYGRFRDTHLAHHHDPVLTDPYDDPESNYLDPVVWARMPTWLKLLYRLNNTLFGRVVVGSILGNLRWLVTELAGLRRGDAGLRRDWALHMGGLALVVAWLWVAAMPWWAYLLAAWIGHGLLKIRTFLEHRAHESARARTVVVEDRGPLALLFLNNNLHVVHHMHPNVPWYRLPAVYAANRDHYLRRNDGYVYRSYLDIFRAYLFRAKDPVPHPLMPDGPDRAA